The following coding sequences are from one Methanosarcina sp. WWM596 window:
- a CDS encoding rhomboid family intramembrane serine protease yields MFNRDTPYESRGGTTDRIKSSVSTSPSMAIIFLCVISFFLEMVPGVGSLYISAFQFDPGSILTKPWTLVTYIFLHNGIWHLFFNMLVLYFFGTALERRVGNKQLLGIFFTAGILSAIGYTFLSRPIFNIYPGPMIGASGAIYGVFAALTVLEPNIKVYVYFIPMRLKHALVLFALFDFLMVNSSDMIAHTAHLSGLFVGLYMGFRMKKIHEKYMRSRYDGRW; encoded by the coding sequence ATGTTTAACCGTGATACACCATATGAGTCTCGAGGCGGAACAACCGACAGAATCAAAAGTTCTGTTTCTACAAGCCCATCGATGGCAATTATTTTCCTGTGTGTAATTTCTTTCTTTCTGGAAATGGTTCCGGGGGTGGGGTCTCTCTACATCAGTGCTTTTCAGTTTGACCCCGGTTCTATACTGACAAAACCATGGACGCTTGTCACATACATTTTCCTGCACAACGGAATATGGCATCTTTTTTTTAATATGCTTGTACTGTACTTCTTCGGGACTGCGCTTGAGCGAAGGGTAGGGAATAAACAACTCCTGGGGATCTTTTTTACTGCAGGAATTCTATCTGCAATAGGGTACACTTTCTTAAGCCGACCCATTTTCAACATTTACCCCGGTCCTATGATTGGTGCGAGTGGAGCGATTTATGGGGTTTTTGCAGCCCTTACTGTACTCGAGCCAAATATAAAGGTGTATGTTTATTTTATCCCGATGCGTTTAAAACATGCCTTGGTGCTGTTTGCTCTTTTTGATTTTCTGATGGTCAATTCGTCGGATATGATAGCCCACACTGCTCACCTGAGCGGACTCTTCGTAGGGCTCTACATGGGTTTCCGTATGAAGAAAATCCATGAAAAATATATGAGATCGAGGTATGACGGCAGGTGGTGA
- a CDS encoding TIGR00288 family NYN domain-containing protein, with protein MKPVKSGLDSISRYLRTKKEVGRRKIGLLVDGPNILRKEFDVNLEEIRDVLKDYGNIKIGRVFLNQYASDKLVEAIENHGLEPIICSSDVDVRLAVEGMELVYNPNIDTLAIVTRDADFKPLLNKANEHGKETIIFGVEPGFSTALKNSADYVILMDKNRMSGYDDDDVKGGKLDASELEEYQGDEYEESVGKT; from the coding sequence ATGAAGCCTGTAAAAAGTGGACTTGATTCCATTTCTAGATACCTCCGTACTAAGAAAGAAGTCGGCAGAAGGAAGATAGGACTTTTGGTGGATGGGCCGAATATCCTCAGAAAAGAGTTTGATGTAAATCTTGAGGAAATAAGGGACGTTCTGAAGGATTACGGGAATATCAAGATTGGACGTGTTTTCCTGAACCAGTATGCCTCTGACAAGCTTGTCGAGGCTATTGAAAACCATGGCCTTGAGCCTATCATCTGTTCCAGTGATGTGGATGTGCGTCTCGCAGTGGAAGGCATGGAACTGGTCTACAACCCCAACATAGATACCCTTGCAATCGTGACCCGAGATGCGGATTTCAAACCGCTCTTGAACAAAGCAAACGAACACGGGAAAGAGACTATTATCTTCGGGGTTGAGCCAGGATTTTCCACAGCACTTAAGAACTCTGCGGATTATGTCATTCTCATGGACAAAAACCGTATGAGCGGTTATGATGATGATGACGTCAAAGGGGGAAAACTTGACGCATCGGAGCTCGAAGAATATCAGGGAGACGAGTATGAAGAATCTGTGGGAAAAACCTGA